A region from the Flavobacteriales bacterium genome encodes:
- a CDS encoding 50S ribosomal protein L1 has protein sequence MATLSKKRKAAMAKFDTTKSYNLAEATSIVKQVSTTKFDATVDIAVRLGVDPKKSTEMVRGTVSLPHGTGRTVNVLVLADPAKCEEALAAGADMAGLDEYVEKIKGGWTNVDVIICTPAVMAKVGALGRVLGPRGLMPNPKTGTVTMDVAKAVKEVKAGKIDFKVDKAGIIHAVIGKASFDAQKLSENANELLQTLLKLKPSTSKGVYIKSICISSTMSPGVHVDARTVMN, from the coding sequence ATGGCTACCCTGAGCAAGAAGCGCAAGGCCGCAATGGCCAAGTTCGATACCACGAAGAGCTACAACCTCGCCGAGGCCACCAGCATCGTGAAGCAAGTGAGCACGACCAAGTTCGACGCCACGGTGGACATTGCCGTGCGTTTGGGCGTGGACCCCAAGAAGAGCACCGAAATGGTGCGTGGAACCGTGAGCCTGCCCCACGGTACTGGCCGCACGGTCAACGTGCTTGTGCTGGCCGATCCCGCCAAGTGCGAGGAGGCCCTTGCCGCCGGTGCCGACATGGCCGGTCTGGACGAGTACGTGGAGAAGATCAAAGGCGGCTGGACGAACGTGGATGTGATCATCTGCACGCCTGCTGTGATGGCCAAAGTGGGTGCCCTGGGCCGTGTGCTCGGTCCCCGCGGCCTGATGCCCAACCCCAAGACCGGTACCGTGACCATGGACGTGGCCAAGGCCGTGAAAGAGGTGAAGGCCGGTAAGATCGACTTCAAGGTGGACAAGGCCGGTATCATCCACGCGGTGATCGGCAAGGCCAGCTTCGATGCGCAGAAGTTGAGCGAGAACGCCAATGAGCTGCTGCAAACCCTGCTGAAGCTGAAGCCCAGCACCAGCAAGGGCGTGTACATCAAGAGCATCTGCATCAGCAGCACCATGAGCCCAGGTGTGCACGTTGATGCCCGCACCGTAATGAACTGA
- the rplK gene encoding 50S ribosomal protein L11, with translation MAKEVGALVKLQVKGGAANPAPPIGPALGAKGVNIMEFCKQFNARTQDKAGKVLPVVITVYTDKSFDFIIKTPPAAVQIIDAAKIKGGSGVPNSKKVGSINWEQVKAIAQDKMPDLNCFTIESAMRMVAGTARSMGVTVTGANPFENA, from the coding sequence ATGGCAAAGGAAGTAGGGGCTCTGGTGAAGCTCCAAGTAAAAGGCGGGGCCGCGAACCCCGCACCGCCGATCGGCCCCGCATTGGGTGCCAAGGGCGTCAACATCATGGAGTTCTGCAAGCAGTTCAATGCTCGCACGCAGGACAAGGCAGGCAAGGTCCTCCCCGTGGTGATCACCGTCTACACCGATAAGTCGTTCGACTTCATCATCAAGACGCCGCCCGCAGCGGTGCAGATCATCGATGCCGCCAAGATCAAAGGCGGTAGCGGCGTTCCCAACAGCAAGAAGGTGGGCAGCATCAACTGGGAGCAGGTGAAAGCCATCGCCCAGGACAAGATGCCCGACCTGAACTGTTTCACCATCGAGAGCGCCATGCGCATGGTGGCCGGTACGGCCCGCAGCATGGGCGTAACGGTGACAGGAGCCAATCCATTTGAAAACGCATAA
- the nusG gene encoding transcription termination/antitermination factor NusG, translating into MAEVATKKWYVVRAISGKEKKVKETIELEVKRSKVMGGYISQVLIPMEKFYQIRDGKKTSKERNLYPGYVLIEADLTGEIAHALKQLPNVIGFLGGEKGGDPVPLRMTEVNKILGKMDELAESTESISIPYHVGEGVKVIDGPFNGFNGVIEEINEEKKKLKVMVKIFGRKTPLELSFMQVEKES; encoded by the coding sequence ATGGCCGAGGTAGCAACCAAGAAGTGGTACGTGGTCCGCGCCATCTCCGGTAAGGAGAAGAAGGTGAAGGAGACCATTGAGCTGGAGGTGAAACGCTCAAAGGTGATGGGCGGCTACATCAGCCAGGTGCTCATCCCCATGGAGAAGTTCTACCAGATCCGGGACGGCAAGAAGACGAGCAAGGAGCGCAACCTCTACCCGGGTTATGTGCTCATCGAGGCGGACCTCACCGGCGAGATCGCCCACGCGCTGAAGCAATTGCCCAACGTGATCGGCTTTCTCGGCGGCGAGAAGGGCGGTGATCCAGTGCCCTTGCGCATGACCGAGGTGAACAAGATCCTGGGCAAGATGGACGAGCTGGCGGAATCGACCGAGTCCATCAGCATTCCGTACCACGTGGGTGAAGGCGTGAAGGTGATCGATGGGCCCTTCAACGGGTTCAACGGTGTTATTGAGGAGATCAATGAGGAGAAGAAGAAACTGAAAGTGATGGTGAAGATCTTCGGGCGTAAGACCCCGCTGGAACTGAGCTTCATGCAAGTGGAAAAAGAATCGTAG
- the secE gene encoding preprotein translocase subunit SecE — protein MANFRAYLQESYNELVNKVSWPTWKELQGSAIVVLVSALILAIVVFIMDYVFGAQNMAVGEDGFWKGMVGFLYSIFR, from the coding sequence GTGGCCAACTTCAGAGCATATCTCCAGGAGTCCTACAACGAGCTCGTCAACAAGGTGAGCTGGCCCACGTGGAAGGAACTGCAAGGCAGCGCCATCGTGGTGCTGGTGAGCGCATTGATCCTGGCCATCGTGGTCTTCATCATGGACTACGTGTTCGGGGCCCAGAACATGGCGGTGGGCGAGGACGGTTTTTGGAAAGGCATGGTCGGGTTCCTCTATTCCATCTTCCGCTGA
- the tuf gene encoding elongation factor Tu produces the protein MAKETFKRDKPHVNIGTIGHVDHGKTTLTAAITTVLAAKGLSEVRSFDSIDNAPEEKERGITINTAHVEYMTANRHYAHVDCPGHADYVKNMVTGAAQMDGAILVVAATDGPMPQTREHILLGRQVGVPRIVVFMNKVDSVDDVELLDLVEMEIRELLTFYKYDGDNTPVIRGSALGGLNGEAKWVDTIMQLMDAVDNWIELPVRAVDKPFLMSVEDVFSITGRGTVATGRIEAGVINTGDEVDIIGMMSEKLKSTCTGVEMFRKILDRGEAGDNVGILLRGIEKDQIRRGMVIAKPGSITPHLNFKAEIYVLKKEEGGRHTPFHNKYRPQFYFRTTDVTGEINLEAGREMVMPGDNVTITVNLIQPIAMDKGLRFAIREGGRTVGAGQVTEIIK, from the coding sequence ATGGCAAAGGAGACTTTCAAAAGGGACAAACCCCACGTCAACATCGGCACCATCGGCCACGTTGACCACGGCAAGACCACGCTGACCGCCGCCATCACCACCGTGCTGGCAGCAAAGGGCCTCAGCGAGGTGCGCAGCTTCGATTCCATCGACAACGCTCCCGAGGAGAAGGAGCGCGGTATCACCATCAACACCGCGCACGTGGAATACATGACGGCCAACCGTCACTACGCGCACGTTGACTGCCCCGGCCACGCTGACTATGTGAAGAACATGGTGACGGGTGCCGCCCAGATGGACGGTGCCATCCTGGTGGTTGCCGCCACCGACGGCCCCATGCCCCAGACCCGTGAGCACATCCTGCTCGGCCGCCAGGTAGGCGTGCCCCGCATCGTGGTGTTCATGAACAAAGTGGACAGCGTGGATGACGTGGAACTCCTCGATCTCGTTGAGATGGAGATCCGCGAACTCCTCACCTTCTACAAGTACGACGGCGACAACACCCCGGTGATCCGTGGCAGCGCCCTCGGCGGCCTGAACGGCGAAGCCAAGTGGGTGGACACCATCATGCAACTGATGGATGCCGTTGACAACTGGATCGAGCTCCCGGTGCGTGCTGTGGACAAGCCGTTCCTGATGAGCGTGGAGGACGTGTTCTCCATCACCGGTCGCGGTACCGTTGCTACGGGCCGTATCGAAGCGGGTGTGATCAACACCGGCGACGAAGTGGACATCATCGGTATGATGAGCGAGAAGCTGAAGAGCACCTGCACGGGTGTGGAGATGTTCCGTAAGATCCTGGACCGCGGTGAGGCCGGCGACAACGTCGGTATCCTCCTGCGCGGTATCGAAAAAGACCAGATCCGCCGCGGTATGGTGATCGCCAAGCCGGGCAGCATCACCCCGCACTTGAACTTCAAAGCCGAGATCTACGTGCTGAAGAAAGAGGAAGGTGGCCGCCACACGCCCTTCCACAACAAGTACCGCCCGCAGTTCTACTTCCGCACCACCGACGTTACCGGCGAGATCAACCTCGAGGCCGGTCGCGAAATGGTGATGCCGGGCGACAACGTGACCATCACGGTGAACCTGATCCAGCCGATCGCCATGGACAAAGGCCTCCGCTTCGCTATCCGCGAAGGTGGCCGTACCGTGGGCGCAGGCCAGGTGACGGAGATCATCAAGTAA
- the raiA gene encoding ribosome-associated translation inhibitor RaiA gives MNVQVQSIHFDADTKLISFIQDKLGKLTTFHDRIINAEVFLRLDKDTAKRENKVVEVRMGVPGKDLFSQRRSKSFEEAIDQAAEAIRRQMERVKPTNLRQAS, from the coding sequence ATGAACGTGCAAGTCCAATCCATCCACTTCGACGCCGACACCAAGCTCATCAGCTTCATCCAGGACAAACTGGGCAAGCTCACCACCTTCCACGACCGCATCATCAACGCCGAGGTGTTCCTTCGGCTGGACAAGGACACCGCCAAGCGGGAGAACAAGGTGGTGGAGGTGCGCATGGGGGTGCCGGGCAAAGACCTCTTCAGCCAACGCCGCAGTAAGAGCTTCGAGGAAGCCATTGACCAGGCCGCCGAGGCCATCCGCCGCCAAATGGAGCGCGTGAAGCCCACCAACCTGCGCCAAGCTTCGTAA
- a CDS encoding tyrosine-type recombinase/integrase, translated as MLLDRFLEHLAYEKRASPHTVAAYQRDLAQLGAFLKERTGKEGVEQADDRAVRAWMMQLLERGDGPRTVNRKLSAVRAFFRFARTVGSVTADPTALIEAPKVPKRLPEYVEERGMQHVFDGDPAQLSFKGLTDRTVLELLYGTGMRLAELLGLRPNDADLAARTLRVLGKRNKERILPLSDRLVEVLRVYNAAREQVLGGQRTDLPILVNEEGKPLPRRSVQRSVQRYLSRVTSQPKRSPHVLRHTFATHLLNNGADLNAVKELLGHANLAATQVYTHNTVEKLRSAHRKAHPRGGE; from the coding sequence ATGCTCCTTGATCGCTTTCTGGAACACTTGGCCTATGAAAAACGGGCCAGTCCCCATACCGTGGCGGCTTATCAGCGCGACCTGGCGCAATTGGGGGCCTTCCTGAAGGAACGCACCGGCAAGGAAGGGGTGGAGCAAGCAGATGACCGGGCCGTGCGCGCCTGGATGATGCAATTGCTGGAGCGCGGCGACGGCCCCCGCACCGTGAACCGCAAGCTGAGCGCCGTGCGCGCCTTCTTCCGGTTCGCCCGCACCGTGGGCAGCGTCACCGCCGATCCCACTGCCCTCATTGAAGCCCCCAAAGTCCCTAAGCGCCTACCCGAGTACGTGGAAGAGCGTGGTATGCAGCACGTCTTCGACGGCGACCCGGCACAACTGAGCTTCAAGGGATTGACGGACCGCACTGTGTTGGAGCTGCTCTACGGCACCGGCATGCGCTTGGCCGAGCTGCTCGGTCTGCGCCCCAACGATGCCGACCTGGCCGCCCGCACGCTGCGGGTGCTGGGCAAGCGCAACAAGGAGCGCATCCTACCGCTGAGCGACCGTTTGGTGGAGGTGCTGCGGGTGTACAATGCAGCACGGGAACAGGTGTTGGGCGGCCAACGCACCGACCTCCCGATCTTGGTTAACGAGGAAGGCAAACCCTTGCCGAGGAGAAGCGTACAACGATCCGTTCAACGTTATCTTAGCCGGGTGACCTCCCAGCCCAAACGGAGCCCCCACGTTTTGCGACACACCTTCGCCACGCACCTCCTCAACAACGGCGCCGACCTGAACGCCGTGAAGGAATTGCTGGGCCACGCCAACCTGGCCGCCACGCAGGTGTACACGCACAATACGGTGGAGAAGCTCCGTTCGGCGCACCGGAAGGCGCATCCGCGAGGAGGCGAGTGA
- a CDS encoding 30S ribosomal protein S21 — protein sequence MLIIPVKEGEAIDKALKKFKKKYEKTGVLRALRKRKAYTKPSVSRRKEVLHAVYKNDMFRSEE from the coding sequence ATGCTCATCATCCCGGTCAAGGAAGGCGAGGCCATCGACAAGGCCCTCAAGAAGTTCAAGAAGAAGTACGAGAAGACCGGTGTGCTGCGCGCGCTCCGCAAGCGCAAGGCCTACACCAAGCCCAGCGTTAGCCGCCGCAAGGAGGTGCTGCACGCGGTGTACAAGAACGATATGTTCCGCAGCGAGGAGTAA
- a CDS encoding DUF2062 domain-containing protein, protein MTATSSLQERLERTGTCVLLPTYNNSGTLADVIQRILAITGPHLLVIDDGSTDSTAQVLAGIPGLEVLRNELNQGKGYSLRRGFAHLLAKGYKHAITLDSDGQHAPEDIVRFVEVMERQPGTMVMGDRNMAQAGIPGRSSFGNKFSSFWFKVETGITLPDTQTGYRCYPLAQVTRIRTFTHRFEFEIESIVRLAWRDVPFATVPVSVRYDFPERVSHFRPVIDFARISVLNTVLVIIAGLWFWPRKLFVKGELRKMLRSELVRPGESNARKAASIGFGFFMGTVPIWGFQLALGIPLAFLFKLNRVLFLTAAHISIPPMVPLILWASHALGAQLLPGGVPIDLLDISLEAVKQSLAQYVVGAVVLAAAMAVVGGLLAWGVLVAVRRTPGAEQRMS, encoded by the coding sequence ATGACCGCGACCAGCAGCCTGCAGGAGCGTTTGGAGCGCACGGGCACCTGCGTGCTGCTGCCCACCTACAACAACAGCGGCACCCTGGCCGATGTGATCCAACGCATTCTCGCCATCACCGGTCCGCACTTGTTGGTCATTGACGACGGTAGTACCGATAGCACTGCGCAGGTGCTCGCCGGTATTCCGGGCTTGGAAGTGTTGCGCAACGAACTCAACCAAGGCAAAGGCTACTCGCTGCGGCGCGGCTTTGCGCATCTGCTGGCCAAAGGCTACAAGCACGCCATCACCTTGGACAGCGACGGCCAGCATGCGCCGGAAGACATCGTGCGGTTCGTGGAAGTCATGGAGCGCCAACCGGGCACGATGGTCATGGGCGACCGCAACATGGCGCAGGCCGGCATCCCCGGCCGCAGTTCTTTCGGCAACAAGTTCAGCAGCTTCTGGTTCAAGGTGGAAACCGGCATCACCCTGCCCGACACCCAGACCGGTTACCGCTGCTATCCCCTGGCCCAGGTTACGCGCATCCGCACGTTCACGCACCGCTTCGAGTTCGAGATCGAGAGCATCGTACGGCTTGCCTGGCGCGATGTCCCCTTCGCCACCGTGCCCGTGAGCGTGCGCTACGACTTCCCGGAGCGCGTGAGCCACTTCCGGCCCGTCATCGACTTCGCGCGCATCAGCGTGCTCAACACGGTGCTGGTCATCATCGCCGGCCTGTGGTTCTGGCCGCGCAAGCTCTTCGTGAAGGGCGAACTGCGGAAGATGCTGCGCTCAGAACTGGTGCGCCCGGGCGAGAGCAACGCGCGCAAGGCTGCCAGCATCGGCTTCGGCTTCTTCATGGGAACCGTACCCATCTGGGGCTTCCAGTTGGCGCTGGGCATCCCGCTCGCCTTCCTCTTCAAGTTGAACCGCGTGCTCTTCCTCACGGCGGCGCACATCAGCATACCGCCCATGGTGCCGCTCATCCTGTGGGCCAGCCATGCGCTGGGCGCACAGTTGCTGCCCGGCGGCGTGCCCATCGACCTGTTGGACATTTCCCTGGAAGCCGTGAAGCAGAGCTTGGCGCAGTACGTGGTAGGGGCGGTGGTGCTGGCGGCTGCAATGGCTGTTGTCGGTGGGCTGCTGGCGTGGGGTGTGCTGGTGGCGGTGCGCAGAACACCCGGTGCCGAGCAACGGATGTCCTAA